A window of the Gossypium arboreum isolate Shixiya-1 chromosome 2, ASM2569848v2, whole genome shotgun sequence genome harbors these coding sequences:
- the LOC108464094 gene encoding MLP-like protein 43 — MASSDLIGKLETDVEIDISPEKFHHMWCHRPHHVHHTSSEKVQGCDLHEGEFGTPGVVICWRYVHDGKAKTAKQVVEVMDHEKKSITFKMLEGDLMEEYKSFVITIQTSPKSDGKGSIVHWTLDYEKLHEGIGHPESLLQFFIELTADMAAHLRKET, encoded by the exons ATGGCGTCCTCGGATCTTATTGGCAAGCTCGAGACTGATGTCGAGATCGATATTTCTCCCGAAAAGTTCCACCATATGTGGTGCCACAGGCCGCACCATGTCCACCACACTAGCTCTGAAAAAGTACAAGGATGCGATTTACATGAAGGTGAATTTGGAACTCCCGGCGTCGTTATCTGCTGGAGATATGTGCATG ATGGAAAGGCTAAAACTGCAAAGCAGGTAGTTGAAGTTATGGACCATGAGAAAAAGTCAATAACTTTCAAAATGCTTGAAGGAGATCTGATGGAGGAATACAAAAGCTTCGTGATTACAATCCAAACTTCCCCCAAGAGCGACGGTAAAGGCAGTATAGTGCACTGGACTCTGGATTATGAAAAGCTGCACGAGGGTATTGGACATCCCGAGTCTCTGCTCCAGTTCTTCATCGAACTCACAGCGGACATGGCTGCTCATCTCCGCAAGGAAACTTAA